The nucleotide window AGTGGGCGTGTCTGGATATTTCGCGGTGCGCTCGATCATGCAGACCCTGCGGGGCAAGAAGGCCTGCTGCGAGGCCGGGGCGCAAGGCGGTTGCCAACTGGCCGACCTGATGCAGAAGAACAACCTGCCGCACCCCCGCACCTGCAACGGCCTCCCGGTGACCGACCCGGACCGGGCGTTCGAGCTGGGGCGGCGCGGCAAAGGCTGAAAAAGAAGGCATCGAAACGGCCGGGGACTATTGGAGGGTCTTCCGGACTTTCTCCAGCAGGCTCCGGACCGAAAACGGCTTTGAAATGAAATTGATGCCCTCCCTAAGAATACCGTGATCGGCGATGATGTTCTCGGTATAGCCGGACATGTACAAGACCCGGCAGCCGGGTTTATAGGCCGAAACCGCATGGTAAACTTCCTTGCCGTTCATCTCCGGCATGATGACATCGGTGACCAGTAGGTCAATGGCCGCGGGGTGCTCACGGGCCAGTTGGACCGCTTCCGAAACGTTTCCGGCGGTCAGAACACAGTAGCCGTATTTTTCGAGCACCTTGCGGACCAGCTCTCGAACCGCTTCCTCGTCCTCGACCAGCAGGACAGTCCCTCCAACGAAGGCAGTCTTAAGCTCTTGATGTGGATTTTCGGCGACTGGCAGAGGCGATTTCACGCTCAACCTGGGGAGAAAGACTTTCATCGTGGTGCCGAGTCCAGGTTCACTGTAGACTGATAGATGTCCCCCGTGCTGACGCACAATGCCATAGACCACGGATAGACCCAACCCAGTGCCCTTGCCCTCAGACTTGGTGGTGAAAAAAGGCTCGAAAATCCTGTCCTGCATCTCGCGGCTGATCCCGCAGCCGGTGTCACTGACCGCGAGCAGAACGTATTCACCTGCGTCCACTCCTATCTTCCGTCTGATATACGCCTCATCCAGCCGGGCCAGGGATGTTTCAATAGTCAACTGGCCTCCCTGCGGCATGGCATCCCGGGCGTTGATGGCAAGATTCATCAGCACCTGCTCTATTTTCCCGGGGTCGGCCAGCACTTTCCCGATGTCCGCTTTCAGGTCGAGCCTGATCCGGATGTCCTCGCGCAGCATCCGCCGGAGCAACTGCTCAAAATTCCCGATCAGTAAATTGATATCTACCGGGCCGACCTCGAGCATCTGCTTACGCCCGAAGGCCAGAAGCTGCTGGGTCAGGCGGCTGGATTTCTCGGCGGCTTCGTGTATCAAACGGATATCTTCCCTCTCGGGGCTCGGATCAGCAAGGCTGTCGAGCAGAATCTCGGAATAGCCCAGGATGGGAGAGAGCATGTTGTTGAAATCGTGGGCCACTC belongs to bacterium and includes:
- a CDS encoding PAS domain-containing protein — protein: MTDCLYVVVDRLLNARPNPAWRADRQGRRLFFNSTWIETFGDRRADIGAEGWLDSVHPEDLQRVTNTLAESARSGSASQVEYRLRNLSGKYVWLLESAGPLLDGRGALVGFFGTCANISRRKTAENSLREKTVELNTLYDIINLSPVVAFRWSTLPGWPILYVSPNVSRFGYKASKLVSAGFNYGRLIHPDDLEKARKDVEYYTARKKDTFTQEYRFLLADGSFIWVEDRTLVKRDSSGEIEQYQGIVFDISERRNLEEQLLHAQRLDSVGRLAAGVAHDFNNMLSPILGYSEILLDSLADPSPEREDIRLIHEAAEKSSRLTQQLLAFGRKQMLEVGPVDINLLIGNFEQLLRRMLREDIRIRLDLKADIGKVLADPGKIEQVLMNLAINARDAMPQGGQLTIETSLARLDEAYIRRKIGVDAGEYVLLAVSDTGCGISREMQDRIFEPFFTTKSEGKGTGLGLSVVYGIVRQHGGHLSVYSEPGLGTTMKVFLPRLSVKSPLPVAENPHQELKTAFVGGTVLLVEDEEAVRELVRKVLEKYGYCVLTAGNVSEAVQLAREHPAAIDLLVTDVIMPEMNGKEVYHAVSAYKPGCRVLYMSGYTENIIADHGILREGINFISKPFSVRSLLEKVRKTLQ